One genomic segment of Hevea brasiliensis isolate MT/VB/25A 57/8 chromosome 3, ASM3005281v1, whole genome shotgun sequence includes these proteins:
- the LOC110643461 gene encoding protein NRT1/ PTR FAMILY 5.6 yields MEPQKRVETIEVDEEKWVYDSSVDHKGRVPLRAYTGVWKASLFIIAIEFSERLSYYGIASSLIIYLTTVIHQDLKTAAKNVNFWSGVTTLTPLFGGFVADAYLSRFSMVLVSSIIYILGLILLTMSQFLTSLKACEEAMCHESRKVHEMVFFLAMYLISLGTGGHRPSLESFGADQFDDDHCEERKKKMSYFNWWNFGLCSGLLLGVTLIVYAQDHVSWGVADIILTIVMALSLVILIIGRPFYRYRAPSGSPLTPMLQVLVAATRKRNLPHPSNPAELYQVSNMDHGRLLCHTKKLKFLDKASILEGTENSAEKQSPWRLATVTKVEEMKLILNMIPIWLATLPFGICAAQASTFFIKQGLALNRKIGNGFEIPPASIYSLGAIGMIISVTIYEKILVTILRRKTGNERGIKILQRIGIGMVFSIATMIVAALVERKRLRVAEKDPPKGSLSMSVFWLAPQFLIIGIGNGFTLVGLQEYFYDQVPDSMRSLGIAFYLSVTGVANFLSSLLITVLDHVTEEYGKSWFGKDLNSSRLDNFYWLLAAMAAANLFVFVFLARQYLYKNVQRNVVAGLVAACPKNNNNNNNKGDLMA; encoded by the exons ATGGAGCCACAAAAAAGAGTAGAAACAATAGAAGTTGATGAAGAAAAATGGGTTTATGATTCTTCTGTGGATCATAAAGGAAGGGTTCCTCTGCGAGCTTACACTGGTGTTTGGAAAGCTTCGCTGTTTATCATAG CAATTGAATTCAGTGAAAGGTTGAGTTACTATGGAATAGCAAGCAGCTTAATCATTTACCTGACAACAGTGATTCATCAAGACCTCAAGACTGCTGCTAAGAACGTAAACTTTTGGTCTGGAGTGACTACTTTGACGCCTTTATTTGGAGGATTTGTTGCTGATGCTTACTTGAGCCGATTCTCCATGGTTTTAGTTTCATCTATCATCTATATTCTG GGTTTGATTCTTTTAACAATGTCCCAGTTTCTTACAAGTTTAAAGGCTTGCGAAGAAGCTATGTGCCACGAGTCCAGGAAGGTTCATGAAATGGTTTTCTTCCTTGCCATGTATTTAATCTCCCTAGGAACTGGAGGGCATAGGCCTTCCTTGGAGAGCTTTGGAGCTGATCAATTCGACGATGATCACtgtgaagaaagaaagaaaaagatgtcATATTTCAACTGGTGGAATTTTGGCCTTTGTTCTGGACTCCTCCTTGGTGTAACTCTGATTGTTTACGCTCAAGACCATGTGAGCTGGGGTGTTGCAGATATTATTCTGACAATAGTTATGGCTCTATCACTAGTTATACTCATTATTGGAAGGCCATTTTACCGATATCGGGCACCATCAGGCAGCCCCTTAACGCCAATGTTGCAGGTTCTTGTAGCTGCtacaagaaaaagaaatctgCCACATCCTTCAAATCCTGCTGAATTATATCAAGTCTCCAACATGGACCATGGGAGGCTTCTCTGCCATACCAAGAAGCTCAA GTTTCTTGACAAAGCTTCTATTCTGGAAGGCACAGAAAATTCTGCTGAGAAGCAAAGTCCTTGGAGACTTGCAACCGTGACAAAGGTTGAGGAAATGAAGCTTATTCTCAATATGATCCCAATATGGCTAGCCACCCTACCATTTGGAATTTGTGCAGCACAAGCCTCCACATTCTTCATCAAGCAAGGCCTCGCGTTGAACCGAAAGATTGGAAATGGTTTTGAGATTCCTCCAGCCTCCATTTACTCACTTGGTGCCATTGGAATGATAATCTCCGTCACAATTTATGAGAAGATCCTAGTTACAATACTAAGAAGAAAAACAGGAAATGAGCGAGGAATCAAAATCCTCCAAAGAATTGGTATTGGAATGGTTTTCTCAATTGCTACAATGATAGTTGCAGCCTTGGTTGAGAGAAAGAGACTAAGGGTTGCTGAGAAGGATCCACCGAAGGGGTCACTTTCAATGAGCGTGTTCTGGTTGGCTCCGCAATTTCTCATCATAGGCATTGGAAATGGATTTACGCTAGTGGGGTTGCAAGAGTACTTCTATGACCAAGTTCCTGATTCAATGAGGAGTTTAGGAATTGCCTTCTACCTTAGTGTGACTGGAGTTGCAAACTTCCTTAGTAGTCTCCTGATAACAGTGTTGGATCATGTCACAGAGGAATATGGGAAGAGTTGGTTTGGAAAGGACTTGAATAGTAGCCGCTTAGACAACTTTTATTGGCTTTTAGCAGCCATGGCTGCAGCTAATTTGTTCGTCTTTGTGTTCTTGGCTCGGCAATATTTGTACAAAAATGTGCAGAGGAATGTCGTTGCGGGCCTTGTGGCTGCTTgcccaaaaaataataataataataataataagggtGATTTAATGGCTTGA